The Benincasa hispida cultivar B227 chromosome 11, ASM972705v1, whole genome shotgun sequence genome has a segment encoding these proteins:
- the LOC120090103 gene encoding BTB/POZ domain-containing protein At5g03250, whose translation MATMKLGVKPEAFHREGQTWLCSSGLPSDVAIEVGDMSFHLHKFPLLSKSGFLEKLIEQLPTEDESGCVLKLHDIPGGAKAFELVAKFCYDVKIELNSLNIVSLRCAAEYLQMTEEYGEGNLISQTEVFLNEVFGHWTDTIKALETCEEVGSYAEEVHIVSRCIDSLAIKACADPQLFNWPMKGQENAQSPNGTVLWNGISSATKPQPTGDDWWYEDVSFLRFPLYKLLILSVEAKGLKSENIAASLIHYAKKNIPLINNQSSFNDVNHVGSGITASTNSEADQRVLLEELVGLLPSVKGVTTTNFLLRLLRTAMILHASPSCREILEKKVGSQLDQALLVDLLIPNMGYTVETLYDIDCIQRILDHFMSIYQAPTASSPCIVEEGQMVSGTDTLTPMMMVANLVDGYLAEVAPDVNLKLPKFQSLAAVIPDYARSLDDRIYHAIDVYLKAHPWLSDSEREQLCRLMNCQKLSLEASTHAAQNERLPLRVIVQVLFFEQLRLRTSISGWFFVSESLENSQHPNGNLGLPKNDCSKPMETAAQEGEGGRKDVKERVSELERECLGMKMELEKLVKTKKSWSLLPKKLGFRRKSQPCIPKPDDILEQTPSVSAPQNNENGDLGQ comes from the exons ATGGCAACCATGAAATTAGGCGTAAAACCCGAGGCATTTCATCGTGAAGGCCAAACTTG GCTTTGCTCAAGTGGGTTACCTAGCGATGTGGCAATTGAAGTTGGAGATATGTCTTTTCATCTCCATAAG TTTCCTTTGCTTTCTAAAAGTGGGTTTCTAGAGAAGCTTATAGAACAGCTTCCTACTGAGGATGAATCTGGCTGTGTGCTGAAACTTCATGATATTCCTGGTGGTGCTAAAGCATTTGAACTTGTTGCTAAATTTTGCTATGATGTTAAAATAGAGCTCAATTCTTTGAATATAGTTAGCCTTAGATGTGCAGCTGAATACCTACAAATGACTGAAGAGTATGGAGAAGGGAATTTGATTTCTCAAACAGAGGTTTTCCTTAATGAGGTCTTTGGTCATTGGACAGATACAATTAAAGCTCTTGAAACTTGTGAAGAAGTAGGATCATATGCAGAAGAAGTTCACATTGTGTCAAGGTGTATTGATTCATTGGCTATCAAAGCTTGTGCAGACCCACAGCTGTTCAATTGGCCAATGAAGGGGCAGGAGAATGCCCAAAGCCCCAATGGGACTGTACTATGGAATGGGATTTCTTCAGCCACGAAGCCGCAACCAACAGGCGATGACTGGTGGTACGAGGACGTCTCATTTCTTAGATTTCCCCTATACAAGCTTTTGATTTTGTCTGTTGAAGCTAAAGGATTGAAGTCTGAGAATATAGCTGCATCATTAATACATTATGCTAAGAAGAATATCCCTTTGATCAACAATCAATCAAGTTTCAATGATGTGAATCATGTTGGGTCAGGAATCACAGCTTCTACAAATTCTGAGGCAGATCAAAGGGTCCTGCTTGAGGAGCTTGTGGGCTTACTACCAAGTGTAAAGGGTGTCACCACAACCAACTTTCTGCTTAGGCTTCTTAGAACTGCTATGATTTTGCATGCTAGTCCATCATGTAGggaaattttggagaaaaaagTAGGAAGTCAATTGGATCAAGCTTTGCTTGTTGATCTACTCATACCAAACATGGGATATACAGTGGAAACTCTTTATGACATAGATTGCATTCAGAGAATTCTGGATCATTTCATGTCTATATACCAGGCTCCAACTGCATCTTCTCCTTGCATAGTTGAAGAAGGACAGATGGTCAGTGGAACGGATACACTCACCCCGATGATGATGGTGGCCAATCTAGTGGATGGATATCTTGCAGAAGTAGCTCCAGATGTGAACCTGAAGTTGCCAAAATTTCAGTCCCTTGCTGCTGTGATCCCTGATTATGCCAGGTCATTGGATGATAGAATTTATCATGCCATTGATGTATACCTAAAA GCCCATCCTTGGCTTTCAGATTCAGAAAGGGAGCAACTATGTAGATTGATGAATTGCCAAAAGCTGTCTTTAGAAGCCAGCACGCACGCGGCGCAGAATGAGAGGCTACCTCTTCGAGTAATCGTCCAAGTTCTTTTCTTCGAGCAGCTTCGACTTCGCACATCAATCTCTGGTTGGTTTTTTGTTTCTGAGAGTCTCGAGAACTCACAACATCCGAATGGAAACCTTGGACTTCCAAAGAATGATTGTTCTAAGCCAATGGAGACTGCTGCACAAGAGGGAGAAGGGGGTAGAAAGGATGTAAAAGAGAGAGTTTCAGAGCTTGAAAGGGAGTGTTTAGGAATGAAAATGGAGCTTGAGAAGCTGGTTAAGACAAAGAAAAGTTGGagtcttcttccaaaaaaacTTGGTTTTAGAAGAAAATCACAGCCTTGCATCCCGAAGCCAGATGATATACTGGAACAGACACCCTCTGTCAGTGCTCcacaaaataatgaaaatggagatttgGGTCAGTGA
- the LOC120090227 gene encoding cytokinin riboside 5'-monophosphate phosphoribohydrolase LOG3-like codes for MEGLIVNHEMKPQSRFRRICVFCGSSQGKKRSYQDSAIELGKELVSRNIDLVYGGGSIGLMGLISQAVHDGGRHVIGVIPKTLMPRELTGETVGEVKAVADMHQRKAEMAKHSDAFIALPGGYGTLEELLEVITWAQLGIHDKPVGLLNVDGYYNSLLSFIDKAVEEGFVSPSARQIIVSAPSAKELVKKLEEYVPCHERVASKLSWEIEQLGYPQNCDISR; via the exons ATGGAGGGTTTGATTGTGAATCATGAAATGAAGCCGCAATCCAGGTTCAGGAGGATTTGTGTGTTCTGTGGAAGTAGTCAAGGCAAGAAGAGAAGCTACCAAGATTCCGCCATTGAACTTGGCAAGGAAttg GTTTCGAGGAACATTGATCTGGTTTACGGTGGGGGCAGCATAGGACTGATGGGTTTAATCTCACAAGCTGTTCATGATGGCGGTCGGCATGTCATTGG AGTTATACCCAAGACACTCATGCCTCGAGAG TTGACTGGTGAAACTGTAGGGGAAGTGAAAGCAGTGGCAGATATGCATCAAAGGAAGGCAGAGATGGCAAAGCATTCAGATGCTTTTATTGCATTGCCAG GTGGCTATGGGACTCTGGAAGAACTACTTGAAGTCATAACCTGGGCTCAGTTGGGAATTCATGACAAGCCA GTTGGGCTATTGAATGTTGATGGGTACTACAATTCATTACTGTCATTTATTGATAAAGCTGTGGAGGAAGGATTCGTAAGTCCAAGTGCGCGTCAAATTATCGTATCAGCGCCATCGGCAAAAGAGCTAGTGAAGAAGTTGGAG GAGTATGTGCCATGCCATGAAAGAGTTGCTTCAAAgctgagttgggagatagagcaGCTTGGCTACCCTCAAAATTGTGATATCTCCAGGTGA